Within the Mycobacteriales bacterium genome, the region GGAACGCCCCGGTGCACCGATGAGCATCCGCCCGGCGACCGCAGCCGACGTCCCGGTCATCGCCGACCTGATCCGCGACCTTGCCGCCTACGAACGCGCAGCCGACGAAGTGCGGATCACCGAGGCCGATCTCGCCCGTCACCTGTTCGGCGAAAATCCGGTGGCCTTCGCGCACGTCGCCATCTCCTCTAACGAGATTCTCGCCGGTTTCTCCCTCGCTTTCCTCACTTTTTCCACGTGGCTGGGACGTCCCGGGATCTATCTGGAGGATCTGTTCGTCCGCCCGGAGTGCCGCGGTCAGGGGTTGGGGCGCGGGCTGATGCGCGCGCTGGCCCGCACCGCCGTCAAGCGCGGCTACGGGCGCCTCGACTGGGCCGCCCTCGACTGGAACACCCCGGCAATCGACTTCTACCGGGAGCTCGGCGCGGTGCCGCTCGAGGAGTGGACGACCTTCCGGCTCACCGGTCCGGCGCTGGTGGCGTTGGCGGAAGACCCCGCCCCCGGCAAACCTCCCCCACCGGTGTGAGTTCCCGGCGCGGCGGGGTACGGTTCGCTACCGGAACCCGAGCATCCTGCCCGTCTCGTCGCCGGGTTGCCATGGAGGCTGGATGATCCAGGACTCGGCAGCGCCGCGCCCGAGCGGCGCGCTGGTACCCGACCTCGTGACGATCTCGCTGCCGGCCGCGGGTGCCTACCTGTCGGTTCTGCGGACCGCGACCGCGGGGCTCGCGGCGCGCCTGGATTTCACCCTGGATGAGATCGAGGACCTGCGGATCGCCGTGGACGAGGCCTGCGCCATGCTGCTTTCCCAGGCCCTCCCGGGAGCCGATCTCGACTGCCGGTTCGAGCTGGGCGCGGACACCATGGCGGTCTCCGTCGCGGTGCTCACCCAGGACGGCCTGGAACCGTCCCGAGACACGTTCGCCTGGACCGTCCTGTCGGCGCTCGCCGGCGAGGTCGACGCGGAAGCCGACGTCGACCAGCGGGTGACGATCCGGCTGCGCAAGCGGCGTGGCGCCGCCGCGACCGGATGACCGACAATCCGCCCGAGGTCGAGGTCGAGGTCGAGTTGGTCGTCGAGCCCGACCTGATCGAGGTCACCGGCCGGGCCCGGGCGCCGCACGATCGGAGCTACGCGCGCGCCCAGTTCGCCCGGCTCGCGGACCTGGCTCCCGAGGATCCCCAGCGGCCCCGGATTCGCGACGAGCTGGTCGAGCTGCACCTCCCCCTCGTCGAGTACCTCGCCCGCCGGTTCCGCAACCGCGGGGAACCTCTCGACGACCTGGTCCAGGTCGCCACGATCGGTCTGATCAAGAGCGTCGACCGTTTCGACCTGGAGCGAGGGGTCGAGTTCTCCACCTACGCGACCCCGACGATCGTCGGCGAGATCAAGCGGCACTTCCGGGACAAGGGCTGGGCGATCCGGGTACCGCGCCGGCTTCAGGAGCTCAAGCTTCAGCTCACCAAGGCCACCGGCGAGCTCTCGCAGACCATCGGGCGCTCGCCGACGGTGGCCGAGCTTGCGAACTTCCTCGGGATCAGCGAGGAGGAGGTGCTCGAGGGACTGGAGTCGGCAAACGCCTACTCGGCGATCTCCCTCGACGCGCCGGACGGCGGCAACGAGGACGCCCCGGCGGTGGCCGACAGTCTCGGCGCGCTGGACGACTCGCTCGAGGGGGTCGAGTACCGGGAGTCGCTCAAGCCGCTTCTGGAGCGGCTGCCCCCTCGCGAGAAGCGAATCCTGTTGCTCCGTTTCTTCCGCAACATGACCCAGTCGCAGATCGCCACCGAGCTCGGGATCTCCCAGATGCACGTGTCCCGGTTGCTCGCCCGGACCCTGGCCCAGCTGCGCGAAGGCCTGCTCAGCGACGAGTGATCAGCCCGCGGTCGGGATCTCGAACGGGCCCCGGGCGCTCGGCGTCGCGAGTAGACCCAGAACTGCCAGCGCCGGCGCCCCGACCGCCGCCGCGATCCCGGCCTTGCCCCCCTGGAGCAGGCCGGCGGCGACCGGGACGGCCAGCAGCTCCAGGAGCACGACCGGGGACCGGGCGAAGCGGCGCCCCGCGCGGAGCGGCCGGACCAGCCAGAGCAGCGCCGCCGCGGCCACCACGCCCAGTGCACCGCCGAATACCGCGGTGACAACGTCGTGGGGGCGGCCGACGACGATCCGGGCCAGGTAGTCCCCGGATCCGACGAGCAGCGCGAGCCCTTCCACCCCGACCAGCACCGCCGCGGCGTCGAGCGGAGTGGACCTCGGCATGCCGGCGACCCTAGCCGGGAGGGTGGGATCGCCCGGCGCGACCGGGCCGCTACTGTGACCGTTCATGCGCGCGTTGCTGGTCGTCAACCCGAAGGCCACCGCAACGACGGCACGCGGGCGCGACATCCTCTCCCGGGCGCTCGGAAGCGATCTCAAGCTCGACGTCGCGGAGACCGAGCGGCGAGGGCACGCCCGGGTGCTCGCGCGCCAGGCGGTCCGCGACGAGTTCGACCTCGTGGTCGCACTCGGCGGCGACGGCACGGTCAACGAATGCGTCAACGGGCTGCTCGACGACGGCCCCGGGTCCACCGCGCTGGCCGTCGTGCCCGGGGGCGGCGCGAACGTTTTCGCGCGCACGCTCGGGCTGCCCCTGGACCCGGTGGAGGCGACGAGCGCGGTGCTCGAGGCGCTCCGGGCCGGCCGGAGCCGGCGGATCGGCGTCGGGCGCGCGGACGACCGTCACTTCACCTTCACCGCCGGCCTCGGACTCGACGCCGCAGCGGTCCACTCCGTGGATCGCGCCCGACGGCGCGGCCGGCGCTCGACACCGCAGCGCTATCTGCGCGCCGCGGTGAACCGCTACCTGCTCGCCACCGACCGCCGGCACCCCGCGATCACCTTCGAGCCGACCGGCGGCGAACCGGTGCCTGGCCTGTTCGTCGCCATCGTCTCCAACTGCTCACCATGGACCTACTTCGGCGATCGCCCGGTCTACACCAGCCCGCGGGCGAGCTACGACGACGGGCTCGACCTGTTCGCGATGCGCCGCCTCGGCGTGCCGTCCGTGACCCGAGCGGGGCTCGGGATGCTCTCCGCGCGGCAGATCGGCCCGCGGGGCCGGGCGGCTGTGCACCGTCACGACCTGGCCGGCTTCCGACTCATCGCCGAGCGCCCGTTGGACTTCCAGGTGGACGGCGAGTATCTCGGGGAACGGCAGGCCGTGAGCTTCACCGCCTGCCCGGGCGCGCTTCGCGTGATCGCCTGATCCCGCCGGTCGACCACGAAACGGACATTCGGTACCGGATTGCCGCCCCGGTGTGACGAATGCGACACGCAAACCCGTAAAAGTGCTGGCAACGATGCTTGCACGCACTACGGGTGTCACGTAGCGTTCAGCGGGTAATCAAGGTCTAGACGCGCCCGGCTTCCTGCGCATAGCGTGTAGAGACGGTACCTCCGGAACCCGCGAGAGGGGCCTTTCCGGCCGAGCTCGTGAAAAAGTTCACAAGGTGGCCCGACCCGGGCCGCCCCGACCGTTGAGGAGTGGCACGCATGGACTGGCGACACGCCGCCGCCTGCCGTGACGAGGATCCCGAACTGTTCTTCCCGATCGGGAACACCGGGCCGGCCCTCCTCCAGATCGAGGACGCCAAGGCCGTCTGCCGGCGCTGCCCGGAGACCGAACCGTGCCTCCAGTGGGCGATCGAGACCGGCCAGGATGCCGGGGTCTGGGGCGGGCTGTCCGAGGACGAGCGCCGGGCCCTGCGCCGGCGCGGCGCCCGGGCCCGGGCGCACACCGCCTGACCTTCGATGGCCGAGCGCTACGTCCGCCCGCCGCTCGTCGCCACGGATCCCCCGTCGGCCTGGGCCGCGAAATGGCGGTTCCGCGTCATCCTCTACGCGCTGGCGTTGATCTTCGTCGGGCTCGTCGTCCTGATCATCTTCGTGATCCACCCGTTCAATAGCGAGACCAGCCCCACCGGCGAGGTCCTGCTGCGGTTCGCCGCCGGCCACCCGCACTGACTCAGCGGGTTGCCGGGAGGGTGTCGTTGAGGATCGGAACGTCGATGGCGGCGCGGGTGCCACCCTCTCGACCCGGGCCGACGCTGAGCACCCCACCGAGCTCGCCCTCGATCAGCGTTCGGACGATCTGGAGCCCGAGCTGGGGGGAGGCCCCGAGGGCGAACCCGGGCGGCAGGCCCGCCCCGTCGTCGACCACCTCGACGACCAGTCGGCGACCGGTCCGAGCCGGCCGGACGCGCACGAGGCCGCCCTGACCGGTCGGGAAACCATGCTCGACCGCGTTCTGCACGAGCTCGGTCATCACCATCGCCAGCGGCGTGGCCAGCGCCGCCGGCAGGACCCCGAAGCTGCCCTCCCGGACCACGCGGACCGCCTCGTCCCCGGCGGCGACGTCGCGGACCAGGGCGAGCACCCGGTCGGCGATCGCATCGAAGCCGACCGCCTCGTCGAAGGTGAGCGACAGCGTCTCGTGCACGACAGCGATCGAGCTCACCCGGCGAACCGACTCCTCGAGGGCCAGTCGAGCCTCCGGCACGGACAACCGGCGCGCCTGGAGGCGCAGCAGCGCCGCCACGGTCTGGAGGTTGTTCTTCACCCGGTGGTGGATCTCCCGGATCGTGGCGTCCTTCGAGATGAGCTGACGGTCCCGGCGACGCAGCTCGGTGACGTCGTGGACGAGCACGATCGCTCCGATGTGCCGCCCCCCGATCCGCAGCGGGAGCGCCCGGAGCTGCACGGTCGCGCCGGCGGTCTCGATATCACCGGTCCGGGGCTCCCGGGCGGTCGCCACGGCAGTGACTGGCCGGTCGATCGGATCGGCGGCCGGCGCGAGCGTTTCGGTCAGTGCACCCAGATCCCGGCCCAGCAGATCGCCGGCGAAGCCGAGGCGCCGGTAGGCCGAGACCGCATTCGGGCTGGCGAACACGACGACCCCGTCACCGTCGAGACGCATCAGCCCGTCACCGACCCGCGGGCCGGCCTGATCGGCCGCGCCGTCCGCCGGATACGGGAACGTCCCGTCGGCGATCATGCTTGCCAGGTCGCTGGCGCTTTGCAGGTAGGCGATGTCCAGCCGGCTGGGCGTGCGGGCAGCCGCCAGGTTGGTGTCGCGGCCGATGACCGCGATCACCCGGTCAGCGTGGCGGACCGGGATCGCCTCCTCCCGGACCGGCGATCCGCCGCCCCACTCCGGATCGCCCTCCCGGTGGATCCGCCCCTCCTCGAACGCCGCCCACAGTTGCGGCCGGTCGGCGACGACCTGCCCGACCCGGTCCTCCTGGTAGGCGGTCGGTGCGGTGGTGGGGCGCAACTGCGCGACGGCGATGAAGCGCCGGCCCGGGCCTCCGGTCAGCGGGACCCAGAGCAGCAGATCCGCGAATGACAGGTCGGCCAGCAGCTGCCACTCCCCCACCAGCCGGTGCAGCCAGTCGAGGTCGGCCGGGTCGAGCGCGGTCCGCCTCCGGACCAGATCCCCCATCGTCGGCACGTCCGCAGGGTAACCAGCACAGCCCGGTGTGGCGGCCGAGCCGGGCCCCGGCCGGCGAGCTCCGCCCGGCGCTGGCAGACTGTCGGCTCGTGACCGTCCTCGACACTGCGCGCCGCCAGGTCCTCGACGCCGGCCAGGGCCTGTCCGCGGAACAGGCGCTCGAATGTCTCCGGCTGCCCGACGATCGGCTCGATGAGCTGCTCCAGCTCGCCCACGAGGTCCGGCAGCGGTGGTGCGGGCCGGCCGTCGAGGTCGAGGGGATCGTCAGCGTCAAGACCGGCGGCTGCCCGGAGGACTGCCACTTCTGCTCGCAGTCGGGCCGGTTCGACTCGCCGGTTCGGGCCGCCTGGCTCGACGTGGACGAACTGGTCCGGGCGGCGGTGGAGACGGCCGCGACCGGGGCGAGCGAGTTCTGCATCGTGGCGGCGGTCCGCGGACCCGACCGGAAGCTGATGGACCAGATCGCGGCCGCCGTCGCCGCCATTCACGCCGCGGTCGACATCCAGGTCGCCTGCTCGCTCGGAATACTCACCCGGGAGCAGGCGGCGGAGCTCGCCGGGTGCGGCGTGCACCGCTACAACCACAACCTGGAAACCGCCCGATCGCACTTCCCGGCCGTCGTGACCACGCACACCTGGGCCGAGCGCTGGGACACCGCCACGATGGTCCGCGACGCCGGCATGCAGCTGTGCTGCGGCGGGATCATCGGGATGGGCGAGACCGTCGAGCAGCGGGCCGAGTTCGCCGGGCAACTCGCCGAGCTCGCGCCGCACGAGGTGCCGCTGAACTTTCTGAACCCCCGCCCGGGCACCCCGTTCGCCGACTACCCGCTGGTCACCACCAGGGACGCGTTGCGGACGATCGCCACCTATCGCCTCGCCCTGCCCCGGACGATCCTGCGCTACGCCGGCGGCCGGGAGGTCACCCTGGGCGATCTCGGCACGGCCGCCGGCCTGCTCGGCGGTATCAACGCGATCATCGTGGGCAACTACCTCACCACCCTGGGCCGTTCGCCAGGCGAAGACCTCGCCCTGCTCGGGGAGCTCGGCATGCCCATTCAGGCGGTGGGGCACACGGTATGACCGACGCCGGGCCGCCGGTCGTCGTTCGGACCGCGACCCCGGCGGACTTCCCCGCGGTCGCGGAGCTCACCGTCCGGGTCTACGTCGACGGCGGCTTCACCGGCGCCAGCTATGCGCCGCGGCTCGCCGATGCGGCCGGGCGGGCGGCCGCCGGGGACCTGCTGGTCGCCGAGGACCCCGCGACCCGCGCCATCGTCGGCACCGCGAGCCTGTTCGGGTGGCAGGCCGGGCCGGAGTGGAGCGAGCGGGCCGGACCGGGTGAGGCGGTGCTGCGGATGCTCGCCGTCGACGAGGCGGCGCGTGGCCGCGGGATCGGTGCGGCGCTCACCCGCAGCGCGATCGTCCGGGCCCGGCGGATGGGCTGCCACCGGCTGCGGCTGCTGACCCAGCCGAACATGCAGGCCGCCCATCGGCTCTACCAGCGGTTGGGCTTCGAACGGGCTCCGGACCTCGACTGGGAGCCGGAGCCGGGGATCCCGCTGATCGGCTACCGCTACCAGCTGTAGCGGGGCGCGGAGCGCGCTCCGTAAGGTACGGCCGTGTTCTGCGGGATCTGCGGGCAACCGAGCGAAGGGGCGGCTCATCCAGGCTGCGTCCAGCGGCTGCCGTATGACCCGCCCCGCTACTGCGCCGAATGCGGCCGGCGGATGGCCGTGCAGGTGGTACCGACCGGCTGGACCGCCCGGTGCGTGCGGCACGGGGAACGCCGGGGCTGACCCGGTACCCCGGGGCCCGGGGCAGCGGGGCGGCGGGCCCAGGGGGCGGCGGGGCGCCGAGTGGGCGATTCGGCTGATCGCCCACGCTCCGAGTGGGCGGTTTGCCCCGGCACGAACGCCCACTCACCGCGCGGGAAGGGGGGCGCGGCCCAGGGGGCGCGGGCGGCGGGGCGGGGCCGTCGTCAGGCGACGAGGCCGAGCCGGCGCAGCTCGACCGTGAGGTCGTGCGGGCTCGTCGAGGCCGCCATGGCCGCGTCGAGGGTGACGACCCCGTCGCGCAGGAAGGCCACCAGGTGCTGGTCGAAGGTCTGCATGCCGTAGAAGCCGCCCTCGGCGATCAACGAGTTGATCGTCGAGGTCTTCTCCGGGTCGGCGATGGCGTCCGCGATCCGTCCGGTGTTGATGCAGACCTCCATCGCGACACAGCGGCCCTCGCCGTCGGCTCGGGGAACCAGCCGCTGGCAGAGGATGCCCCGCAGCGAGCCGGCCAGCGAGAGCCGGACCTGCTTCTGCTCGTGCGGCGGGAAGAAGTCGATGATCCGGTTGATCGTCTCCTGCGCGTCGGTCGTGTGCAGGGTCGACATCACGAAGTGACCGGTCTCCGATGCCGCGAGCGCGGACTTGACCGTCTCCTGGTCGCGCATCTCTCCGACCAGGATGACGTCGGGATCCTGGCGCATCGCGGCGCGCAGGGCGACCGCGAAGTCCTCGGTGTCTACCCGAACCTCCCGCTGGTTGATCATCGCGAGCTTGTCGAAGTGCAGGATCTCGATCGGATCCTCGATCGTCACCACGTGGCATTCGCGGTTGGCGTTGATGTGGTCGACCATGCCGGCGAGCGTCGTGGTCTTCCCCGATCCGGTCGGCCCGGTGACCAGGACGAGCCCGCGGGGCTCGAGGGCGAGGCCGCCCAGCACGACGGGTAGGCCGAGCTCGTCCAGCGGGATCGCCCCGACGCTCACCCGGCGGAAAACCAGCCCGGCCGAACCACGCGATCGGAACGCGTTGACCCGGAACCGGCCCACCCCGGGCATCGAGTAGGCGAAGTCAGCCTCGTTGGACCGCTGGAACTCCTCGATGAGGTCGGCCCGGAGGACCTCGGTCACCATCTTCTCGGTGTCGGCGGCGGTCAGGTCCCGCGTCTGTAGCTTGCGGAGCCGGCCGTCGATACGCACCCTCGGCGGCGAGCCGACCTTGCAGTGCAGGTCGGAGCCACCGCATTCCACGAGAGCCCGCAGGAACGGCTCGATCGTCGTCACAGAGGTCACGGAGATAAGTTCGGCCGGCACGTCGCCGGTCTTGACCGTTTCGGCGGTCTCCGTCCGCGCGGGATCCGCTAGCCGATCACCGCGATGACATCACCCTCCTGGACGACGTCGCCTTCGGCGACCCGGAGCTCCTGCACCGTCCCGCTGCTCTCCGCGACGACCGGTATCTCCATCTTCATCGACTCCAGGATGACCAGCGTGTCACCGTCCTCGACCTGGTCGCCCGCGGCAACGACGACCTTCCAGACGTTGGCGACCATCTCGGCACGAATCTCGTCGGCCACGCGCGCTCCCTTCCGGGCCGGGGCCCGATCCAACCACGCCCCGGACCGGGCCCGCACCGGCCCGGAGGTACCAGGCCGAAACGGCCCGAAAGGACCATAGGCATTCCCGGGCGGAGAGCGCAGGGTGGGATAGCCGGACAGCAACGGAGCCGCACCGGCCCGGGAGTGCAGCATGCGCCGTCCAGCCGCCGCCGCCGTCGCCATCGGCCTGGTGCTGATCGCGGCTGCCGCCGTGGTCCGGGTCGCGGTCGCCCCGGCCCTCGCGAAACTGCCGGCCTCGACGAACACCACCCGGTTCTATCAGGGGACCGCGGCGGTTCTGTTCGACCCGGCAGCGCTTGCGCCGGGGTCGACCGCTCCGCTTCTCCTTCGCAACGTGCCGTTGCAGATCACGCACACCGTCCGGGCCCTGCGGTCGACCGGCAGCGCGACCGTCGTCCGCGACACCAAGCTGGTAACGGCCGCCGGCCAGCCGGTCGCGTCCCTCGACTCGTCCTACGCGGTGAGCCGGACATCGTTGTTGCCGACGACCTCGCTCGGCTCGCCCGGGCTCGCTCACCCGCTGGGGCTGACCTTCAACTGGCCGATCGGCACCGCCCGCCACAACTACCC harbors:
- a CDS encoding GNAT family N-acetyltransferase — its product is MSIRPATAADVPVIADLIRDLAAYERAADEVRITEADLARHLFGENPVAFAHVAISSNEILAGFSLAFLTFSTWLGRPGIYLEDLFVRPECRGQGLGRGLMRALARTAVKRGYGRLDWAALDWNTPAIDFYRELGAVPLEEWTTFRLTGPALVALAEDPAPGKPPPPV
- a CDS encoding anti-sigma regulatory factor; protein product: MIQDSAAPRPSGALVPDLVTISLPAAGAYLSVLRTATAGLAARLDFTLDEIEDLRIAVDEACAMLLSQALPGADLDCRFELGADTMAVSVAVLTQDGLEPSRDTFAWTVLSALAGEVDAEADVDQRVTIRLRKRRGAAATG
- a CDS encoding RNA polymerase sigma factor SigF, which translates into the protein MTDNPPEVEVEVELVVEPDLIEVTGRARAPHDRSYARAQFARLADLAPEDPQRPRIRDELVELHLPLVEYLARRFRNRGEPLDDLVQVATIGLIKSVDRFDLERGVEFSTYATPTIVGEIKRHFRDKGWAIRVPRRLQELKLQLTKATGELSQTIGRSPTVAELANFLGISEEEVLEGLESANAYSAISLDAPDGGNEDAPAVADSLGALDDSLEGVEYRESLKPLLERLPPREKRILLLRFFRNMTQSQIATELGISQMHVSRLLARTLAQLREGLLSDE
- a CDS encoding diacylglycerol kinase family protein; protein product: MRALLVVNPKATATTARGRDILSRALGSDLKLDVAETERRGHARVLARQAVRDEFDLVVALGGDGTVNECVNGLLDDGPGSTALAVVPGGGANVFARTLGLPLDPVEATSAVLEALRAGRSRRIGVGRADDRHFTFTAGLGLDAAAVHSVDRARRRGRRSTPQRYLRAAVNRYLLATDRRHPAITFEPTGGEPVPGLFVAIVSNCSPWTYFGDRPVYTSPRASYDDGLDLFAMRRLGVPSVTRAGLGMLSARQIGPRGRAAVHRHDLAGFRLIAERPLDFQVDGEYLGERQAVSFTACPGALRVIA
- a CDS encoding WhiB family transcriptional regulator, with amino-acid sequence MDWRHAAACRDEDPELFFPIGNTGPALLQIEDAKAVCRRCPETEPCLQWAIETGQDAGVWGGLSEDERRALRRRGARARAHTA
- a CDS encoding histidine kinase N-terminal domain-containing protein, producing MGDLVRRRTALDPADLDWLHRLVGEWQLLADLSFADLLLWVPLTGGPGRRFIAVAQLRPTTAPTAYQEDRVGQVVADRPQLWAAFEEGRIHREGDPEWGGGSPVREEAIPVRHADRVIAVIGRDTNLAAARTPSRLDIAYLQSASDLASMIADGTFPYPADGAADQAGPRVGDGLMRLDGDGVVVFASPNAVSAYRRLGFAGDLLGRDLGALTETLAPAADPIDRPVTAVATAREPRTGDIETAGATVQLRALPLRIGGRHIGAIVLVHDVTELRRRDRQLISKDATIREIHHRVKNNLQTVAALLRLQARRLSVPEARLALEESVRRVSSIAVVHETLSLTFDEAVGFDAIADRVLALVRDVAAGDEAVRVVREGSFGVLPAALATPLAMVMTELVQNAVEHGFPTGQGGLVRVRPARTGRRLVVEVVDDGAGLPPGFALGASPQLGLQIVRTLIEGELGGVLSVGPGREGGTRAAIDVPILNDTLPATR
- the bioB gene encoding biotin synthase BioB, translated to MADCRLVTVLDTARRQVLDAGQGLSAEQALECLRLPDDRLDELLQLAHEVRQRWCGPAVEVEGIVSVKTGGCPEDCHFCSQSGRFDSPVRAAWLDVDELVRAAVETAATGASEFCIVAAVRGPDRKLMDQIAAAVAAIHAAVDIQVACSLGILTREQAAELAGCGVHRYNHNLETARSHFPAVVTTHTWAERWDTATMVRDAGMQLCCGGIIGMGETVEQRAEFAGQLAELAPHEVPLNFLNPRPGTPFADYPLVTTRDALRTIATYRLALPRTILRYAGGREVTLGDLGTAAGLLGGINAIIVGNYLTTLGRSPGEDLALLGELGMPIQAVGHTV
- a CDS encoding GNAT family N-acetyltransferase, with the translated sequence MTDAGPPVVVRTATPADFPAVAELTVRVYVDGGFTGASYAPRLADAAGRAAAGDLLVAEDPATRAIVGTASLFGWQAGPEWSERAGPGEAVLRMLAVDEAARGRGIGAALTRSAIVRARRMGCHRLRLLTQPNMQAAHRLYQRLGFERAPDLDWEPEPGIPLIGYRYQL
- a CDS encoding PilT/PilU family type 4a pilus ATPase; translation: MTSVTTIEPFLRALVECGGSDLHCKVGSPPRVRIDGRLRKLQTRDLTAADTEKMVTEVLRADLIEEFQRSNEADFAYSMPGVGRFRVNAFRSRGSAGLVFRRVSVGAIPLDELGLPVVLGGLALEPRGLVLVTGPTGSGKTTTLAGMVDHINANRECHVVTIEDPIEILHFDKLAMINQREVRVDTEDFAVALRAAMRQDPDVILVGEMRDQETVKSALAASETGHFVMSTLHTTDAQETINRIIDFFPPHEQKQVRLSLAGSLRGILCQRLVPRADGEGRCVAMEVCINTGRIADAIADPEKTSTINSLIAEGGFYGMQTFDQHLVAFLRDGVVTLDAAMAASTSPHDLTVELRRLGLVA
- a CDS encoding biotin/lipoyl-binding carrier protein, which translates into the protein MADEIRAEMVANVWKVVVAAGDQVEDGDTLVILESMKMEIPVVAESSGTVQELRVAEGDVVQEGDVIAVIG